The Echeneis naucrates chromosome 10, fEcheNa1.1, whole genome shotgun sequence genome has a window encoding:
- the LOC115050127 gene encoding uncharacterized protein LOC115050127 isoform X1 — MKMLIIFHLLFFLRAGRCTDEMNFDSVVVGEDVKLTCPRQTSDYSATLFWIRLVSGNLAELLGGTNSFDDYRVNKNPHFTTKQEPGTFLLYINETEQSDTGLYYCIKVRDLDMKFLKGTFLRIKGAEPEITTNFQLPPSDPVRPGDSVTLQCSVLFDSEKKTCPGDHSVYWFRAGSDEAHPSFIYAHGNNSDHCKKSPESESTQKCDYFFSKNVSSSDAGTHYCAVATCAEILFGNGTKLEIEVTSEKNLIELQRTITLLLVLCGTLATALIVTVFLFYMKKKTCDCSKAADAATVSTDQRSQQGDEDRLTYSAPTFTRRKAGKVDRRNEKAAEKETVYSGVRAL, encoded by the exons atgaaaatgttgatcatatttcatcttttgttcttcctcagagCAGGAC GATGCACAGATGAAATGAATTTtgattctgttgttgttggagaagACGTGAAGTTGACGTGTCCTCGCCAAACATCTGATTACTCTGCAACCTTATTTTGGATCCGACTTGTTTCTGGAAACTTAGCTGAACTGTTGGGAGGAACAAATTCATTTGATGATTATCGTGTTAATAAGAATCCTcattttacaacaaaacaagaacctGGAACTTTTCTTCTCTATATTAATGAAACAGAGCAAAGTGACACTGGACTGTACTACTGTATAAAAGTCAGAGACTTAGATATGAAGTTTTTAAAAGGAACGTTTCTGAGGATTAAAG gagcagaacctgagatcaccaccaactttcagcttcctccatctgatccagtccgtccaggagactcagtgactcttcagtgttcggtcctctttgactctgagaagaaaacatgtccaggagatcacagtgtgtactggttcagagctggatcagatgaagctcatcccagtttcatttacgctcatggaaacaatagtgatcattgtaaaaagagtcctgagtctgagtccacacagaaatgtgattacttcttctccaagaacgtcagctcctctgatgctgggaCTCATTACTGCGCTGTGGCCACGTGTgcagaaattttatttggaaatgggacTAAACTGGAGATTGAAG TTACTTCAGAAAAGAACCTAATTGAATTGCAGAGGACCATCACGCTTCTGTTGGTGTTATGTGGTACTTTGGCTACAGCTCTGATTgttactgtcttcctgttttatatgaagaagaaaacttgtgATTGTTCCAAAG ctgcagatgctgcaacAGTCAGCACTGATCAGAGAAGTCAGCAG GGAGATGAGGACCGACTTACTTATTCTGCTCCAACCTTCACCAGGAGGAAAGCTGGAAAAGTGgacagaaggaatgaaaaagcaGCCGAGAAAGAGACGGTGTATTCTGGTGTCAGAGCTTTGTGA
- the LOC115049641 gene encoding signal-regulatory protein beta-2-like, producing MTFETKTVVVGEDVKLTCPRQTSDYSATLFWIRLVYGNLPEVLGGTYSFDDYRVNKSPRSTAKQKPGTFLLHFHKTEQSDTGLYYCIKVDDLEMKFLTGTFLRVKGAEPEITTNFQLPPSDPVRPGDSVTLQCSVLFDSEKKTCPGDHSVYWFRAGSDEAHPSFIYAHGNNRDHCKKTPESESTQKCDYFFSKNVSSSDAGTHYCAVATCGEILFGNGTKLEIDKLEIEENMMDLQRTITLLLVLCGTLATALIVTVFLFYMKKKTSDCSKAAAVLHKNRRQQTSQQRGNDDAWIYSSAIYSVIKTGSCSLKDAKAAERERTFTAMRAFGMDQ from the exons ATGACCTTTGAGACGAagactgttgttgttggagaagACGTGAAGTTGACGTGTCCCCGCCAAACATCTGATTACTCTGCAACCTTATTTTGGATCCGACTTGTTTATGGAAACTTACCTGAAGTCTTGGGAGGAACATATTCATTCGATGATTATCGTGTTAATAAGAGTCCTCGTtctacagcaaaacaaaaacctggaacttttctgctgcattttcatAAAACAGAGCAAAGTGACACTGGACTGTACTACTGTATAAAAGTCGATGACTTAGAGATGAAGTTTTTAACAGGAACATTTCTCAGAGTTAAAG gagcagaacctgagatcaccaccaactttcagcttcctccatctgatccagtccgtccaggagactcagtgactcttcagtgttcggtcctctttgactctgagaagaaaacatgtccaggagatcacagtgtgtactggttcagagctggatcagatgaagctcatcccagtttcatttacgctcatggaaacaatagagatcattgtaaaaagactcctgagtctgagtccacacagaaatgtgattacttcttctccaagaacgtcagctcctctgatgctgggaCTCATTACTGCGCTGTGGCCACGTgtggagaaattttatttggaaatgggacTAAACTGGAGATTGATAAACTGGAAATTGAAG AGAACATGATGGATCTCCAGAGGACGATCACACTTCTGTTGGTGTTATGTGGTACTTTGGCTACAGCTCTGATTgttactgtcttcctgttttatatgaagaagaaaacttctgATTGTTCCAAAG ctgctgctgtcctgcacaaaaacagacgACAACAGACGAGTCAACAG AGAGGGAACGATGATGCATGGATTTATTCTTCTGCCATCTACAGCGTGATAAAAACTGGAAGTTGTTCATTAAAGGatgcaaaagcagcagagagagagaggacctTCACTGCTATGAGAGCTTTTGGGAtggatcaatga
- the LOC115050391 gene encoding uncharacterized protein LOC115050391 — translation MSTLFHLLFFLRAGRCTDDLLFDRKTVGVGEDVNLTCKRQVSHMGKLFWIRLVSGNLAELLGGTYSFDHNFVNKTLRFATKQETGTFLLHIHETEQSDTGLYYCIKVEGLLMKFLKGTFLRIKGAEPEITTNFQLPPSDPVRPGDSVTLQCSVLFDSEKKTCPGDHSVYWFRAGSDEAHPSFIYAHGNNRDHCKKSPESESTQKCDYFFSKNVSSSDAGTHYCAVATCGEILFGNGTKLEIEENMMDLQRTNTLLLVLCGTLATALIVTVFLFYMKKKTSDCSKAAAVLHKNRGQQTSQQRGNDNAWIYSSAIYSVIKTGSCSLKDAKAAERERTFTAMRAFGMDQ, via the exons ATGTCGACAT tatttcatcttttgttcttcctcagagCAGGAC GGTGCACAGATGATCTACTCTTTGACAGAAAGACTGTTGGTGTTGGAGAAGATGTGAATTTGACATGTAAACGCCAAGTTAGCCACATGGGCAAGTTATTTTGGATCCGGCTTGTTTCTGGAAACTTAGCTGAACTCTTGGGAGGAACATATTCATTTGATCATAATTTTGTTAATAAGACTCTTCGTTTtgcaacaaaacaggaaactggaACTTTTCTTCTGCATATTCATGAAACTGAGCAAAGTGACACTGGACTGTACTACTGTATAAAAGTCGAAGGCTTACTTATGAAGTttttaaaaggaacatttctgagGATTAAAG GGGCAGAACCTGAGATCACCACcaactttcagcttcctccatctgatccagtccgtccaggagactcagtgactcttcagtgttctgtcctctttgactctgagaagaaaacatgtccaggagatcacagtgtgtactggttcagagctggatcagatgaagctcatcccagtttcatttacgctcatggaaacaatagagatcattgtaaaaagagtcctgagtctgagtccacacagaaatgtgattacttcttctccaagaacgtcagctcctctgatgctgggaCTCATTACTGCGCTGTGGCCACGTgtggagaaattttatttggaaatggaaCTAAACTGGAGATTGAAG AGAACATGATGGATCTCCAGAGGACCAACACACTTCTGTTGGTGTTATGTGGTACTTTGGCTACAGCTCTGATTgttactgtcttcctgttttatatgaagaagaaaacttctgATTGTTCCAAAG ctgctgctgtcctgcacAAAAACAGAGGACAACAGACGAGTCAACAG AGAGGGAACGACAATGCATGGATTTATTCTTCTGCCATCTACAGCGTGATAAAAACTGGAAGTTGTTCATTAAAGGatgcaaaagcagcagagagagagaggacctTCACTGCTATGAGAGCTTTTGGGAtggatcaatga
- the LOC115050127 gene encoding signal-regulatory protein beta-2-like isoform X2 — translation MKMLIIFHLLFFLRAGRCTDEMIFETKTVGVGEDVKLKCPRLNSTQSLKQTTLFWIRLVSGNFPEILGGTFSFDYDGVNESPRFTAKQEPGTFLLHINKIESSDTGMYYCIDTETLDLKFLKGTFLRIKGAEPEITTNFQLPPSDPVRPGDSVTLQCSVLFDSEKKTCPGDHSVYWFRAGSDEAHPSFIYAHGNNRDHCKKSPESESTQKCDYFFSKNVSSSDAGTHYCAVATCGDILLGNRTKLEIKDNMMDLQRTNTLLLVLCGTLATALIVTVFLFYMKKKTCDCSKAADAATVSTDQRSQQRDEDRLIYSAPTFTRRKAAKVERRNAK, via the exons atgaaaatgttgatcatatttcatcttttgttcttcctcagagCAGGAC GATGCACAGATGAAATGATCTTTGAGACGAAGACTGTTGGTGTTGGAGAAGACGTGAAGTTGAAATGTCCCCGTCTGAATTCTACTCAGAGCCTAAAGCAGACCACATTATTTTGGATCCGACTTGTTTCTGGAAACTTTCCTGAAATCTTGggaggaacattttcatttgattatgaCGGTGTGAATGAGAGTCCTCGTTTTACAGCCAAACAAGAACCTGGAACTTTTCTGCTGCATATTAACAAAATAGAGTCAAGTGACACTGGAATGTACTACTGTATAGATACAGAAACGCTTGACCTGAAGTttttaaaaggaacatttctgagGATTAAAG gagcagaacctgagatcaccaccaactttcagcttcctccatctgatccagtccgtccaggagactcagtgactcttcagtgttcggtcctctttgactctgagaagaaaacatgtccaggagatcacagtgtgtactggttcagagctggatcagatgaagctcatcccagtttcatttacgctcatggaaacaatagagatcattgtaaaaagagtcctgagtctgagtccacacagaaatgtgattacttcttctccaagaacgtcagctcctctgatgctgggaCTCATTACTGCGCTGTGGCCACGTGTGGAGATATTTTACTTGGAAATAGGACTAAACTGGAGATTAAAG ATAACATGATGGATCTCCAGAGGACCAACACACTTCTGTTGGTGTTATGTGGTACTTTGGCTACAGCTCTGATTgttactgtcttcctgttttatatgaagaagaaaacttgtgATTGTTCCAAAG ctgcagatgctgcaacAGTCAGCACTGATCAGAGAAGTCAGCAG AGAGATGAGGACCGACTTATTTACTCCGCTCCAACCTTCACCAGGAGGAAAGCTGCAAAAGTGGAGAGAAGGAATGCAAAATGA
- the LOC115050393 gene encoding uncharacterized protein LOC115050393 produces the protein MKMLIIFHLLFFLRAGRCTDEMNFDSVVVGEDVKLTCPRQTSDYSATLFWIRLVSGNLAELLGGTNSFDDYRVNKNPHFTTKQEPGTFLLYINETEQSDTGLYYCIKVRDLDMKFLKGTFLRIKGAEPEITTNFQLPPSDPVRPGDSVTLQCSVLFDSEKKTCPGDHSVYWFRAESDEAHPSFIYAHGNNSDHCKKSPESESTQKCDYFFSKNVSSSDAGTHYCAVATCGEILFGNGTKLEIEENMMDLQRTITFLLVLCGTLATALIVTVFLFYMKKKTSDCSKGSRS, from the exons atgaaaatgttgatcatatttcatcttttgttcttcctcagagCAGGAC GATGCACAGATGAAATGAATTTtgattctgttgttgttggagaagACGTGAAGTTGACGTGTCCTCGCCAAACATCTGATTACTCTGCAACCTTATTTTGGATCCGACTTGTTTCTGGAAACTTAGCTGAACTGTTGGGAGGAACAAATTCATTTGATGATTATCGTGTTAATAAGAATCCTcattttacaacaaaacaagaacctGGAACTTTTCTTCTCTATATTAATGAAACAGAGCAAAGTGACACTGGACTGTACTACTGTATAAAAGTCAGAGACTTAGATATGAAGTTTTTAAAAGGAACGTTTCTGAGGATTAAAG gagcagaacctgagatcaccaccaactttcagcttcctccatctgatccagtccgtccaggagactcagtgactcttcagtgttcggtcctctttgactctgagaagaaaacatgtccaggagatcacagtgtgtactggttcagagctgaatcagatgaagctcatcccagtttcatttacgctcatggaaacaatagtgatcattgtaaaaagagtcctgagtctgagtccacacagaaatgtgattacttcttctccaagaacgtcagctcctctgatgctgggaCTCATTACTGCGCTGTGGCCACGTgtggagaaattttatttggaaatggaaCTAAACTGGAAATTGAAG AGAACATGATGGATCTCCAGAGGACCATCACATTTCTGTTGGTGTTATGTGGTACTTTGGCTACAGCTCTGATTgttactgtcttcctgttttatatgaagaagaaaacttctgATTGTTCCAAAGGTAGTAGAAGTTGA